A window of Drosophila sulfurigaster albostrigata strain 15112-1811.04 chromosome X, ASM2355843v2, whole genome shotgun sequence genomic DNA:
gtctgtctgtggtGAGTTGTGTATGGTTGGGTGGTATGGGGCAAGAAAGAATTGACTCTTAGACCCGCAGGATCTCGCACGCTTTGTTATAGCAAATGGCTATCCAATCGGGTTGCGTGGCACCCCATTGTATTTGATTGACTTCGCCTTCAGCAGCTGTATAGGCTAAAATTGGATCCTCGATTGCGCGTGGCATTTGTTGTATATCCCAGATCAGTGCTTGGTGATCATCACCGGCAGTGCAAATGTGACAGGAACTGAAACCAAcacacaatacaatacaatattagATTACGTCgtcaaaaatcatttaaagaGCAAAGTTGCTTTTTACCTATGCGGCGCCCACGCAATACCGTTGACGCACGCTCTGTGATTGCTCAGTCTTGCAACAGGTGTACAAGGAACACGAACATCTAAAATAATAACTTCGCATGAATCCATGGCAACTGTGGCTAAGTAATTCGGATCCTGTTTATTCCATGCCAAGCGCAACAGCGCCGTATGTGCAGGAtcctaaaaacaaaacgaatttGTTAAAGTTAACAATTTCAAAAAGACAATTAGTCACACTTTTGTATGTGCTTCCatttctaattaatattattttttaagatatCTAATTTCTCCATCAAATGACATCAGCGTAGAATCTAAAGTATTCTTAGCAAATTTTGTTGGCTGTTAACGATTGCCGCTTTCGCCATGATGTAAACAATTTGCTGCTATATTCTATGCAAGGCAATTACCTCATAGATGATGGTTGAGTGCTCGAGATGACGCAAATCGAACATGCGCACAGATCCATCGGCGCCCACAGAGGCAAACATATCCCGGCCGCCGCCGGCACGTGAGAATGCAATGTCATAGACCTCTTTGTCGTGGGCAATCAGCTGTGTCTTTACATGGCCGGCAACATAGACGCGGGCATGCGGCTGCCCCGTCTCGAGGCCCCATATTGTGCATGTGGTGTCTATGGAGGAGGTGCCAACCAAATTGGGATCGACCTCGTTCCAATCAAACGACGTGAGTGGGGCACAAAAGTCactgttcttgttattgttgaggACGCACTCGAGACGCGTGTCCGGCTCGCCGGCGCGCCAAACACGCAAATAATCACCGCTGGTGGCCAATAAATCTGGATAGATGCCCTTGGAGTCGGGTATCCACATGATTTTCGTTGTTGGATATGGATGGTCAAAGGTGCTATAAAAgaagtacatatatgtagagTGACTAATTGAATATTGAGATGAGATTTGAATACCTTTTAGCACTAAATTCGCTGGTATCTTCGTCCAGGCTGATGATttgcactttgttgttgtactcTTCGATGAAGCTGCCGAGCGCAAGGCGAAAACGTTTGTCTGGCCTCACGCTCCAGTTCATGGAGTACAATGGCCATGGCGCCAGATATTTGTAGATCTCCTTGCGTTTGCCGGCGGTCGATGACATAACTGTAAGATCAAAGTGGGAGAGTTGAAGAAATGTTTACCACACAGACAAATATTTAGTTTCGTTATTGTGCTTACCTAAGTTGTGAAGGGAAATGCAGTAGAACAAGAAGAAACCGAATTTCTACACAAGATACTTGTTGTGTTGATGATGTTTTTGGCCCCAAATAGGGCTAGCAAGGCGACAGTGGGAGTTGGGAGGTTCGGAGCGACAGACAGCTGCTACAAAAAGTGGCGATGAcaatgcggatgcggatgatgataatgacgacaacggcgacgacgaAGTCGAATTAAAATCcgaaaattaacaaaaaagcGCTGTACTCTTTGGTTtactagaaatatataatatagagttaaaatatttaattcctCTGATGGCTATTTTATCGACTCACTTCATTTTGTATGACGACGTGtttggcggcggcggcgacggCAACGCAGGCTACAGTGTTGCCTACTCAGCCTTTTTCGAGCTGCTTGTCCAGAGTCCTTTTCaatggttgttgctgttgttgtttatcagAGGTCGTCCGAGCACAGCGTTTATTGCGTTGCTGTCCTAAAATAATAGTGCAATAacgatatttttgtataattgaCGTTTTTGTCATATTGACACACCAGGATACCCAGCACAACAGaccacaaaaataacaaaaaaccaaaaaaaactgacTTTTAACCGAATTCAGCCGAgttgtgaatttttttttcgctttttttttctatttgcaatttgcaaaagttGGCAACACTGATGGTAATGCGACGCGACAATTTGCGGCTGCCtaggtttttgtttgtttataaaaatgtaaatacaactTAACGCTCGCAACGCACTACATTCATAGTTGCAACACACGcttatttcattcaattgccttttataattaaatatatttgatttgtaaACGGGTTTCAAAGGTACAAAAATTTTCACACCTGAACAGAATTTTCTCTCAAAATGTATATACACGGCGGTGTTGCCACTTTATCTGATGATGGCGATGTCGACTAAAGTCgataatttatgattttataaCCATCTGGTGTGCGGGACGCGATGCAAACTCacgcatacatttttatttatcgataCATTTACAAAGATGCAATCAGTTTGATTGCTAATGGTATATACATTTTGAgttttaaaatactgaaatgtatacttttgggtatattttggtaAAGAACTTGCTGGTTGCCAACCACAATCAATAAATGTTCTTCTGATTTCTGCATTGCTCATACGATacgaaaatttattataaatataaaaaagattgTAGCGTTTAATTACAAAACCACTTAATAGTTCTGCTGGAGAAGTAATTTGCTATAATATTACGTATGTGGGAACTTCACATATGTGGGAACTTCACAACTTCTTCACATTTTTCATAAAACGCCAATGACATCCACAATCTTTAAAGAACACGgaaattaaatatcattttatatatcattttgtatatatcaTCCTTGCGTTAAAacgaatatttttcaaatgttttttgtgGTCACACTCCAACACAGATGTTCGAAAAACAGCTATAGTGAAAGCTCTCTTTTAGAGAAAATGATCTGAAGCCATTTAAAGGTATTGAAGAATATTTAATGAGAAGTCAATGgtcaaattcttaaataaaattcaaaaggGCGACGATACATCGATAGTGCGTCATCGATGTTTCACGACCACATaacaaaaatagtatatttttaaataaaatttgcggTCACGCTGGTTCGTTCTGCCCACAGGCTGaaaaattgcatataaaaAAGCCAATAATATAAGTTATTACCATGTAAAGCAGCTCTTTTTAGtgtaattcataaatattttagtcaGTGCGTGCGTATTGGTGATACAATTAAGTGTTACGGAAACTTTTTTCAAGCGCCGTGAGTGAATTGTGTTGCTGCTTAATgatgaattttataaataaattgctaaaCTCATATAGTAGTGGACTGCCATTGGATTCTTTGGCACTGAACtcctttccatttttttttttttttaatcatcTATGGCTCTGCTATTTTCACGTTCTCAAATCTGAAATTCACAAATGCTAGTTGCCACTTTTCCACTTTCCATTTTTTGAGAAAGATATTTCACTTTGCGTAATTCGTACGTTGCCTGCTTGGCcgcgtatatacatatgtatatgcatacgtatgtgtgtgttgtgttggtgTGCGTGCGTGTTTGTGTTAGTGTGTCGCTGTCGCCAATATCAATGTTTCTATCTCAGTTGCGCACATGCCGATTATAGGCCAAGCATATAGCAGCAGCGCAGTTTTACTACAGCCGCCGTCACCGCCACACCACCCATCGAGCAGGAACGTGGCGACCGCCAGCGCCAgccaactgtgtgtgtgtgtgtatatatgtgtatgtgtgtgcttttaaGCGCTTTTATAAATAGATTCGccgttttttcttctttttttctttctttttgttgcttttattataattatttcgaTTTTTGACGCGATTTTCGGCATCGTTGCTTTCGCATAGGCGCATTGGAATGTGTGAATCTCAATCTGAATGAGTTGTGTAGTAGTGTTGTTGCCTGTGTGCTGCTGTTTATGGTGTAGTTGTATTTATGAACGGGAGATCGATATGATAGTGACcatgtgtctgtctgtttgtttacaagtatgtgagtgtgtgtttgaaagTTTGTGGCGCCCtaccccacacacacgcacgctcACATATCGAAAGAgggagcgaaagagagagagagagagagaatgaaagTGCGAAGTGTATGCATACTAGGAAATACGAGCAACGGTTTCCTCGGTTACAATGACATTGCGCGCCGTATTGGGCCGTAGACAGCCTGGCGGCGACTtatacgcacacatacatatacaaactTCAGTGTTACCGCATAGctaccccacacacacatgcaccgGCAGTGCAtgtgtagttgttattgtggtTGTTTAAACAAGCTGCAGCGACAGCTCATGAAACTTTAGAGTattgtgattatttttttcgtgtttgttttgttaacaAGTGTAAACAAGTGACACACATGACGCGTCCGTGATAAATTTATCGAATTAGTAATAAACTGCAACTGTTTGTTGATGTccatgtacacacacacacacacacgcgctgTGAAACTGTGCAGTTGTGTGTGAGCATGCTTATTGACTATCGAAGGTCGTTCATGATGAATACTCtctaaatttgttttttcttctttacaGTTTGCCTATTTCTCTACTGCAACAATAACGGGTCTTACATACATGTAGTctaagcaacaataataacaacaaaaacaaaaagcaacaacaattattaacTATGTAAATAAGCAGCAATTAGCAAAGAGAGCAACTGCAAGCCAAGGTGAGTGTTTTCGCGTGCGTGTGTttgaatgtatgtacatatgtatgtatggatgTGTTCATCTCCGCGTAgccattttataaaattactcTCACTTTCACTCTCACTATTACAGAGC
This region includes:
- the LOC133847892 gene encoding DDB1- and CUL4-associated factor 7 — translated: MSSTAGKRKEIYKYLAPWPLYSMNWSVRPDKRFRLALGSFIEEYNNKVQIISLDEDTSEFSAKSTFDHPYPTTKIMWIPDSKGIYPDLLATSGDYLRVWRAGEPDTRLECVLNNNKNSDFCAPLTSFDWNEVDPNLVGTSSIDTTCTIWGLETGQPHARVYVAGHVKTQLIAHDKEVYDIAFSRAGGGRDMFASVGADGSVRMFDLRHLEHSTIIYEDPAHTALLRLAWNKQDPNYLATVAMDSCEVIILDVRVPCTPVARLSNHRACVNGIAWAPHSSCHICTAGDDHQALIWDIQQMPRAIEDPILAYTAAEGEVNQIQWGATQPDWIAICYNKACEILRV